In a genomic window of Xenopus laevis strain J_2021 chromosome 5S, Xenopus_laevis_v10.1, whole genome shotgun sequence:
- the LOC121394064 gene encoding protein kinase C delta type-like, protein MVVALQFLHSKGIIHRDLKPENILIDKDGHIKICDFGIAEENIIGQRRTIGLAGTPGYRAPEILSYEDYNAAVDWWSFGVTMYEMATGVLPFSASGSIQKQRLVIIMKPPNYPCDMSEEMLDLLPKLLEIKEVERIGLNGNIREHAFYSTINWEDLENQRLKTPFQPEMPPLDDFEEYSTMFSPQSFNERNKLKDFSEVDPNWNWQE, encoded by the exons ATGGTGGTTGCCCTCCAGTTCCTACATTCCAAGGGAATCATTCATCG TGATCTCAAGCCAGAAAACATATTGATTGATAAAGATGGCCATATAAAGATCTGCGACTTCGGCATTGCGGAAGAGAACATCATTGGCCAGAGGAGGACCATCGGCTTGGCAGGAACCCCTGGATACCGGGCACCAGAG ATTCTATCATATGAGGACTACAATGCAGCTGTGGATTGGTGGTCTTTTGGAGTTACAATGTACGAAATGGCCACAGGAGTCTTGCCGTTTTCAGCATCAGGCAGCATTCAAAAACAGCGTTTGGTAATTATTATGAAACCACCAAATTACCCATGTGATATGAGCGAGGAAATGCTGGACCTCCTGCCTAAG CTTTTGGAGATTAAGGAGGTTGAACGGATTGGACTGAATGGTAACATCAGGGAGCATGCTTTCTACAGCACCATTAACTGGGAAGATCTGGAGAACCAAAGACTGAAGACCCCTTTTCAGCCAGAAATG CCACCTCTAGATGACTTCGAGGAATATTCAACAATGTTCTCCCCTCAAAGTTTCAATGAAAGAAACAAACTGAAAGATTTCTCCGAAGTGGATCCCAACTGGAATTGGCAGGAGTAA